A segment of the Nitrospina gracilis 3/211 genome:
GTGGAACATGACGCGATTGCATTCATCGACGGTCAAACGTTCGGCATCTTCGTGAACAGGAAACAGACGATCCCCGGACTGGACCCATCCCTGTTTGAGAACTCGCAGGTAGTACCCGGTATAGCCGGTATCGATCACCCGGTCGGCCATGCTCTTGTCGTCAAACCGTTTACTGATATTGTGGCACGGCTGACGCGGTTGCGAACACTGGACTTCCACCTCGCCGATGCGGAACACGTCGCCAATATGAATTTCAGTTTCCCGCAGGTTCTCGATGGTGAAGTTTTCGCCGAAGAACCCCGGCGGCACCTCTTGCATGGACACTTTCCACCAGTAATCAAGATGCTCGTTCGACAACACGCAGACCGCCTTGTCCGGTCCGCGGTGATGCACCAGATCCGCGCTGGCATCGCCTTCCAATCCCATGAAATCGAGAAACACCGGACCCTTCACAGGGTCCTTGAAAATGCCGGACCGGAACGCTTTTCCGCCACCGTAGGTTCCGGTGCGAGGCTGGCCGACATTGATGGAAAGGATGGTATGCATAAAAAGGCTTCCTCGCGCGTCAGGGAATCCATAAATACAAAAACTGCGGCTCCGGGCTTTTAGGCAGAAAATTGAGGTCAAAATTCACCATGTTGATCGATGGAGCCTTGATCAGGGAATACACATTATCCTTGTACTCCCCGGCGCGGTAGTAGGTGACCAGTTGAAAGTCCCGCAGGGCCAGATCCTTTTGAATCAGCTTGCGCGTGTCGTCGAGGTACCCGACATGATCGATCAGCTTTGCATCCAGTGCCTGGCGTGCGGTGAACACGCGTCCGTCGGCAAGTTTCCGCACCTGGGCTTCAGTGAGGTGACGCCGGCTTCTGGTGATCACTTCAACGAAACGATCGTGCATGTCGTCAATCGCTGCCTGAAACAGTTTACGTTCTTCCTCCGTAAGCGGACGAAACGGCGACAGGAAATCCTTCTTGTCACCGGACTTGACCACCTCAAAGTCGACGCCCACTTTTTCCATCAAGCCCTTCAGGTTCATCTTCAGTGTTATGACACCGATGCTCCCGGTGATCGAGGTAGGATGGGCGATGATGGTATCCGCAGCCTGTGCCACGTAATACCCTCCGGATGCCGCGAGATCCATCACCTGGGCATATACCTTGACATTGTTCTTTTCCTTGAACGCCTTGATCTCGTGATACAGGATGTCGCTGGAGGTCACGGTGCCGCCGGGGCTGTTGATGCTGAGGAGGATGGCCCGCACGTCGTTGTCCTTTTCCGCCTTGTCCAGCGCTTCCCGGATACGTGCCACCATCCCCTCTTCCTCCCGCGGAGACAGTACGCTGGAGACCCTCTGATTGGAAATGACCCCGCTGACCTCAACCAGCAATACCTTGGTTCGGCCCTCTCCGGAAAGCACCTTCTCCTTGAGCGGGGATGGCGGAGGGATGAGGTGTATCTCGAAAACCGTACATCCGGTAAGATAGAGGGCCAAGATCAAGGCGAGTCCTGCTTTAAAAATGCTACGGATTCGATGGCCGTTACCCGTATCAGGCATGATGTTGTCCTCTCACAAGAGCGTATTCGTACACGGCTTTAAAACAGGCCGCCTCCGGTTTCCATTCATGGCGGCCGGTGTCAAAAAACGATTCCACTTTCCTGTATAGTTTGTTGGCCAACTCGGAATTCAAATACTCATCAGGAACCAGAGCGTATTCCAGCAGGTAGTTGGTATTGATGACAAGGTCGCGAAGAGCCATGGTTTCCCGCGCCACCACCATTTTGTGTCCCTTGCGTGCGCTTGCCGAGTCGATGTTTTTAGGGCCACCGCTCTGCAGGCTGTGTGCGATGCGTTTCAACGCTTCCTTCACATCTTCAATCCGGGATTGAAGCTCCGAATCGGATGCTGCTTCCTTCAAGCGCAACTGGATTTTCTGCAAGGGATCAATCAGGTTCAGTTCGTGCAGAAAACCCTCATTCAGATCATACATTCTACACAACTCGGAAATGGGAAGCTTGCCGGAGGCGGAAGTTTCCGTTTCCAGCGCCTCCATGCATTTCTGGAGTTGCGTCTCCAGGTTATCAGTAAACTTGGCCCGTGTTTTTTCCAGGCGCTCTTCAAACTCCGCCTCCTCCCCCAGCTTTTTGAAATCCTGCCGGCACTCCTTCTCCAGTTTTTCAAACAACAGGTCGGCTTCGGAGTTGATGTAGCTGAGCAGGCGGAGTTTGCGCTCCGGCCCCATGGACTGAACGAACTTCGAACGCACTTCTTTCTCCACACGGACGAGTTCCCGCGGCATGAGGCGGAACATCTTGTCGAAACTGTCGTAAAACGCACGCCAGCGCTCGATGGTGTGTTTCTTGTTGCTGGTGGTGTACTTGATGTTGATGTTCTTGATGCGGACCGTATTTTCCTGCATCAGGGAAACCAGCTTGTCACGCATCAGCGTGTCGATTTTTTCATCCACATTATCCATAGGTATTTCACACCGATTTTGATCACTCAGGGGTTTGGCGAAGCCGACCGGGCACAACGACAACCGATTCCGTAAAAATCCTTGGCGTCATCGAACCCGTACCGGCGGGACGACCTC
Coding sequences within it:
- a CDS encoding MOSC domain-containing protein, with translation MHTILSINVGQPRTGTYGGGKAFRSGIFKDPVKGPVFLDFMGLEGDASADLVHHRGPDKAVCVLSNEHLDYWWKVSMQEVPPGFFGENFTIENLRETEIHIGDVFRIGEVEVQCSQPRQPCHNISKRFDDKSMADRVIDTGYTGYYLRVLKQGWVQSGDRLFPVHEDAERLTVDECNRVMFHDRNNLEAMRRVLAHPLLSESWKKSLVPVLARLEARTVSGSPGAP
- the sppA gene encoding signal peptide peptidase SppA, which produces MPDTGNGHRIRSIFKAGLALILALYLTGCTVFEIHLIPPPSPLKEKVLSGEGRTKVLLVEVSGVISNQRVSSVLSPREEEGMVARIREALDKAEKDNDVRAILLSINSPGGTVTSSDILYHEIKAFKEKNNVKVYAQVMDLAASGGYYVAQAADTIIAHPTSITGSIGVITLKMNLKGLMEKVGVDFEVVKSGDKKDFLSPFRPLTEEERKLFQAAIDDMHDRFVEVITRSRRHLTEAQVRKLADGRVFTARQALDAKLIDHVGYLDDTRKLIQKDLALRDFQLVTYYRAGEYKDNVYSLIKAPSINMVNFDLNFLPKSPEPQFLYLWIP